The following are encoded in a window of Mycolicibacterium tusciae JS617 genomic DNA:
- a CDS encoding tyrosine-type recombinase/integrase, producing MILSFFSSQGWRSWDVEHRPVIPEGMPVLIDDDLLFEDGLGAPRSVSVANRWLRLLPASGAPAPSSWENYARAVKEWTEFLAEHGIGLFDTRDRLKAGLSRYAEHRAAGPISARFAATTWSQHMSILSLFYRWAIDEGVAAAEPFTYRSARAVFAGTGRDVRVNLASRRTPKPHVTIKYLEPDFTDLFRKGLRGLAPDGNRDSGFAGREMTRNAAIGDLALATGLRLGEFTHLLPWEVPALPLAPTAIPIPFPVPAGITKGRKFRTTWISYDALAGLHDYLELDRAAVTEGSAWRPPRRWGEPLLVSDPDARGGRVNGVRRSWESLTPAERRRLVAPKGGSCLLAVKADGGPFTAWATVFERTADRIRARFEPRFPHVHPHRLRHSFSMQTLEYLVTGYYRQAAKLVRDTDADAALVFYLTKADPLLVLRDLLGHSTVLTTEKYLKRLDTTRIYRQAYETAGVESGLVGEDAAQRESDAEFHDDAEEVL from the coding sequence GTGATCCTGAGCTTCTTCTCGTCGCAAGGCTGGCGGTCCTGGGATGTCGAGCACCGGCCGGTGATTCCGGAGGGGATGCCGGTGCTAATCGATGACGACCTGCTGTTCGAGGACGGCCTCGGGGCGCCGCGATCGGTGTCGGTGGCGAACCGGTGGCTGCGGCTGCTTCCGGCCAGCGGGGCGCCGGCGCCGAGTTCGTGGGAGAACTACGCGCGGGCAGTCAAGGAGTGGACGGAGTTCCTCGCTGAGCACGGGATCGGGTTGTTCGACACCCGCGACCGGCTCAAGGCCGGGCTGAGCCGGTATGCCGAGCACCGCGCGGCCGGGCCAATTTCGGCGAGGTTCGCTGCGACCACGTGGTCGCAGCACATGAGCATCCTGTCGCTGTTCTACCGGTGGGCGATCGACGAAGGAGTTGCCGCTGCCGAGCCGTTCACCTACCGGTCGGCGCGGGCGGTCTTCGCCGGCACCGGCCGCGATGTCCGGGTGAATCTGGCGTCGCGCCGCACCCCGAAACCACACGTGACCATCAAGTATCTGGAGCCGGACTTCACCGACCTGTTCCGCAAAGGGTTACGCGGTTTGGCACCGGATGGCAACCGCGACAGCGGGTTCGCGGGCCGGGAGATGACCCGCAACGCCGCGATCGGGGATCTGGCGTTGGCGACCGGGTTGCGGTTGGGCGAGTTCACCCATCTGCTGCCGTGGGAGGTTCCGGCGCTGCCGCTGGCGCCGACGGCGATTCCGATCCCGTTTCCGGTGCCGGCGGGAATCACCAAGGGCCGCAAGTTCCGCACTACCTGGATCTCTTACGACGCCCTGGCCGGGCTGCACGACTACCTGGAGCTTGACCGCGCGGCCGTCACCGAAGGGTCGGCCTGGCGACCGCCGCGACGGTGGGGTGAACCGCTGCTGGTGAGCGACCCGGATGCGCGGGGTGGCCGGGTCAACGGTGTTCGCCGGTCGTGGGAGTCGCTGACCCCGGCCGAGCGGCGTCGGCTGGTGGCACCGAAGGGCGGGTCGTGCCTGCTGGCGGTGAAAGCCGATGGTGGCCCGTTCACGGCGTGGGCGACGGTGTTCGAGCGCACCGCCGACCGGATCCGCGCGAGGTTCGAGCCACGGTTCCCGCATGTTCACCCGCACCGGCTGCGGCATTCGTTCTCGATGCAGACCTTGGAATATTTGGTGACCGGCTACTACCGGCAGGCGGCAAAGCTGGTGCGCGACACCGACGCCGACGCGGCGCTGGTGTTCTACCTGACCAAGGCCGATCCGCTGCTGGTGCTGCGGGACCTGTTGGGTCACTCGACGGTGTTGACCACGGAAAAGTATCTGAAACGCCTTGATACGACCCGGATTTACCGGCAAGCCTACGAAACCGCCGGCGTGGAATCCGGACTCGTCGGCGAGGACGCCGCGCAGCGGGAATCCGACGCCGAATTCCACGACGACGCCGAGGAGGTGTTGTGA
- a CDS encoding transposase, with protein MTAASLARVVGGDRKGIEFPHVLIGAAFDGPAAALARALDRALLEEAGWDPVARILFLPVGHRLLGRKVCRVEQCTATAHYNYPDICHRCFTRLTRMGMTVDDIAARESLPAAPVPAPHCAVPKCRCVPTVPGAVLCEPHASNFRNRRIPVTVEEFVRHPRVRPHPPSPACSVPACTRTADGAIGYCGTHYQRWSVAQQNGPGLDEQSWRTRESGVAEPGQVNLRKLPELVVVEVLVGLQTRVREGLRLTDVVLRAVCDTLRRHQVASIHDCEPGLAPGLRARSVLASFARDARRALADPGGEQTQDIWDLAIFGHPGRLSFTAITQPWLADAAKRWAAEQLPHHRGSGASRVRGKINNIGLLSEHLARRPDRGLDPAALGRTDLEVFLNRLGHLEFTGRIGRYRRNMICRDVRQVLAGIRSLGLTRPRQPAAGLPGDFAIERIDIPADPERGEPGRCLPAEIMNVVCSNLDTLEPAEVRVATQIGIDTGRRPEDILNLTLNCLDRDKDGGEVLVYDNIKANRLRRRLPISTTTAAVITAQQHRVRHRFPDTPIAELRLLPTRVRNPDGRKAISTNTLAARHRDWLAALPTLRTEDGTEFDKTRVVPYAYRHFVPA; from the coding sequence GTGACCGCCGCAAGCTTGGCCCGTGTCGTGGGCGGTGACCGGAAGGGGATCGAGTTCCCGCACGTGCTTATCGGTGCCGCTTTCGATGGTCCCGCTGCAGCGCTGGCGCGAGCGCTGGACAGGGCGCTGTTGGAGGAGGCCGGATGGGATCCGGTCGCTCGAATCCTGTTTCTGCCCGTCGGACACCGGCTCCTCGGCCGGAAAGTGTGTCGGGTCGAGCAGTGCACTGCGACCGCCCATTACAACTACCCCGACATCTGCCACCGCTGTTTTACCAGGCTGACCCGCATGGGCATGACCGTGGACGACATCGCCGCCCGCGAGAGCCTTCCCGCCGCGCCCGTCCCGGCACCGCACTGCGCGGTCCCGAAATGCCGATGCGTGCCGACGGTCCCGGGTGCAGTGTTGTGCGAACCGCACGCTTCCAACTTCCGAAACAGGCGGATTCCCGTGACCGTCGAGGAGTTCGTGCGGCATCCGCGGGTGCGGCCCCATCCACCGTCTCCGGCCTGCTCGGTTCCGGCGTGCACCCGCACCGCAGACGGGGCGATCGGTTACTGCGGCACGCACTATCAACGGTGGTCCGTAGCTCAACAGAACGGCCCCGGACTCGACGAACAATCGTGGCGGACACGCGAATCGGGAGTGGCCGAACCAGGGCAGGTGAACCTGCGGAAACTGCCCGAGCTGGTCGTGGTGGAAGTGCTGGTCGGCTTGCAGACCCGCGTTCGGGAGGGCCTGCGGCTCACCGACGTTGTGCTGCGGGCGGTCTGCGACACTTTGCGCCGCCACCAAGTCGCCTCGATCCACGACTGCGAGCCGGGCCTGGCCCCTGGCTTGCGTGCACGCTCGGTGCTGGCCTCGTTCGCCCGCGACGCCCGCCGCGCGCTCGCCGACCCCGGGGGCGAACAAACCCAGGACATCTGGGATCTGGCCATTTTCGGTCACCCCGGGAGGCTGTCCTTCACCGCGATCACCCAACCATGGCTGGCCGATGCCGCCAAACGATGGGCGGCCGAGCAGCTTCCGCATCACCGGGGCAGCGGTGCCTCTCGTGTGCGCGGCAAGATCAACAATATCGGGTTGCTGTCCGAACACCTCGCCCGCCGACCCGACCGCGGTCTCGACCCCGCCGCGCTTGGCCGGACGGACCTGGAGGTGTTCCTCAACCGGCTCGGCCATCTGGAGTTCACCGGTCGGATCGGTCGCTACCGGCGCAACATGATCTGCCGGGACGTGCGCCAAGTGCTGGCAGGCATCCGCTCTCTGGGATTGACCCGACCCCGGCAGCCGGCTGCAGGATTGCCCGGCGACTTCGCGATCGAACGCATCGACATCCCCGCCGATCCCGAACGCGGTGAGCCCGGACGCTGCCTGCCCGCCGAGATCATGAACGTCGTGTGCTCGAACCTCGACACCCTCGAGCCCGCCGAAGTCAGGGTCGCCACCCAGATCGGCATCGACACCGGCCGCCGGCCCGAGGACATTCTCAACCTCACCCTGAACTGCCTGGACCGAGACAAAGACGGCGGGGAGGTGCTCGTCTACGACAACATCAAAGCCAATAGGCTTCGCCGCCGATTGCCGATCAGCACGACAACCGCCGCGGTCATCACAGCCCAACAACACCGCGTCCGACATCGTTTCCCCGACACGCCCATCGCGGAGCTGAGATTGCTGCCCACACGGGTACGAAATCCTGACGGGCGCAAGGCAATCAGCACAAATACCCTGGCGGCTCGTCACCGTGACTGGCTCGCCGCGCTGCCCACCTTGCGCACCGAAGACGGGACCGAATTCGACAAGACCCGGGTGGTGCCGTACGCCTACCGGCATTTTGTCCCCGCTTAG
- a CDS encoding tyrosine-type recombinase/integrase → MRAFPVSLPSGQRYWTVLDEDLHVVGVADEYLRHLRFGRDAAESTTKAYAHSIALFLRWCARSGRSWQGGVEGFALFIRWLAHAGGPVEDTASGVVAGPGAATLRCPSRINGVLTAVRGMVVHAVATGTGAAGLVSMLYEVADDRDLPAEARGEDGRMAWRMRARHRLREPETTIDRASDEQIVAILRACRSARDRLIVLLMARGGLRRGELCGLRRSDVHLLVDSRRLGCEVARAHLHVVRREDNSNEAWAKSRRQRVVPLDFLVVQVFDVYEFERMRVADAANNDFVFVNLFRGKIGKPMRPDAIGELMAAASRRAGLDVVVRPHQLRHAYGSNVVDAGAGVDVVADLLGHAAVSSSQVYLHPDSSRLRAAVDAVPSPRELGAVTR, encoded by the coding sequence ATGCGAGCATTCCCGGTGAGTTTGCCGTCGGGGCAACGGTATTGGACGGTGCTGGACGAGGACCTGCACGTGGTGGGTGTTGCCGACGAGTATCTGCGGCATCTGCGGTTCGGCCGCGACGCGGCCGAGTCCACGACCAAGGCGTACGCGCATTCGATCGCGTTGTTTCTGCGCTGGTGCGCTCGATCGGGGCGCTCCTGGCAAGGCGGTGTCGAGGGTTTCGCACTGTTCATAAGGTGGTTGGCGCACGCCGGGGGACCGGTTGAGGACACCGCGAGCGGAGTGGTGGCCGGTCCCGGCGCTGCTACGCTGCGGTGCCCATCGCGGATCAACGGTGTGCTGACGGCGGTGCGGGGCATGGTGGTACACGCGGTCGCGACCGGCACCGGGGCGGCGGGACTGGTGTCGATGCTCTACGAGGTCGCCGACGACCGGGACCTGCCGGCCGAGGCCCGCGGCGAGGACGGTCGGATGGCGTGGCGGATGCGGGCCCGGCATCGGCTGCGGGAACCGGAAACGACGATCGATCGGGCCAGCGATGAGCAGATCGTCGCGATACTGCGGGCCTGCCGTTCGGCGCGGGACCGGCTGATCGTGCTGTTGATGGCGCGGGGCGGGTTGCGCCGCGGGGAGCTGTGCGGACTGCGGCGCAGCGATGTGCACCTGCTGGTGGATTCGCGCCGCCTGGGCTGCGAGGTGGCGCGGGCGCATCTGCATGTGGTGCGCCGCGAGGACAACTCGAACGAGGCGTGGGCCAAATCGCGCCGGCAGCGGGTGGTGCCGCTGGATTTCCTTGTGGTGCAAGTGTTCGACGTCTACGAGTTCGAGCGCATGCGCGTCGCCGATGCCGCCAATAACGATTTCGTGTTCGTCAACCTGTTCCGCGGCAAAATCGGTAAACCGATGCGCCCGGACGCGATCGGGGAGTTGATGGCCGCGGCGTCGCGGCGCGCCGGACTCGACGTCGTGGTGCGGCCCCACCAGCTGCGACACGCGTACGGCAGCAACGTTGTTGATGCCGGAGCCGGGGTCGACGTGGTCGCCGATTTGCTTGGTCACGCGGCGGTGTCCTCGTCGCAGGTTTATCTGCATCCCGACTCCTCCCGGCTGCGGGCGGCCGTCGACGCCGTGCCCAGTCCTCGTGAACTCGGTGCGGTGACCCGGTGA
- a CDS encoding tyrosine-type recombinase/integrase → MRRTETAKLDLVDFGRNAAAPQFGGFGTLNVRYGKAKRGQPPRRRNVLSVMDWAVDAVADYVENVRPKFGCPDHPALWVTERGGRIKPAEINARFVAYRDALKLSKDLVPHSIRHSFVTHLTEDGVDRRFIQSQVGHECDSSTAIYTHVSSDFMNTMLQKALAPALASIPPADKD, encoded by the coding sequence TTGCGTCGGACCGAGACCGCCAAGCTCGACCTGGTGGACTTCGGCCGCAATGCGGCTGCGCCGCAGTTCGGCGGGTTCGGCACGCTCAACGTGCGCTACGGCAAGGCGAAACGGGGGCAGCCGCCGCGGCGGCGGAATGTGTTGTCGGTGATGGATTGGGCAGTAGATGCCGTTGCTGACTATGTCGAGAACGTGCGGCCGAAGTTCGGGTGCCCCGATCATCCAGCGCTGTGGGTGACTGAGCGGGGCGGGCGGATCAAGCCTGCGGAGATCAACGCTCGGTTCGTCGCCTATCGGGATGCGTTGAAGTTGTCGAAAGACCTTGTGCCCCACTCAATCCGTCACTCGTTCGTCACTCACCTCACCGAGGACGGTGTTGACCGGCGGTTCATCCAATCCCAGGTTGGGCACGAGTGCGACAGTTCCACGGCCATCTACACCCATGTCAGCTCAGACTTCATGAACACCATGCTGCAGAAGGCGCTCGCGCCCGCGCTTGCTTCGATCCCTCCGGCAGACAAGGACTGA
- a CDS encoding helix-turn-helix domain-containing protein, whose product MPAKLDYHWHLRKVMADRGMFATTDLIEPLDKRGITLSSSQVYRLVVERPERLSLKVLMALLDILDCTIDDLIEPAVSAQASARAKKAVGAEAGIGELRPKRARVRGAKGP is encoded by the coding sequence ATGCCCGCCAAGCTCGACTACCACTGGCATCTGCGGAAGGTCATGGCCGACCGTGGCATGTTCGCGACCACCGATCTGATCGAGCCGCTGGACAAGCGCGGCATCACCTTGTCGTCCAGCCAGGTCTACCGGCTGGTCGTCGAGCGACCCGAACGGCTGAGCCTGAAGGTCCTGATGGCGCTGCTGGACATCCTCGACTGCACGATCGACGATTTGATCGAGCCCGCCGTCTCGGCGCAGGCGAGCGCTCGCGCGAAGAAGGCGGTCGGCGCTGAAGCCGGCATCGGCGAGCTGCGGCCCAAGCGGGCGCGCGTCCGCGGCGCCAAGGGGCCGTGA